In Zingiber officinale cultivar Zhangliang chromosome 6A, Zo_v1.1, whole genome shotgun sequence, a single genomic region encodes these proteins:
- the LOC121998242 gene encoding cell number regulator 6-like, which produces MMSDELVPSRYVKLTKDQDTPLEEIRPGELNQPVQVPQLEVHRCNECGQPLPESYEPPADEAWTTGIFGCADDPESCWTGLFCPCVLFGRNVERLREDTPWTSPCMCHALCVEGGLALAVATAVFHGIDPSTSFLIGEGLVFTWWMCGIYTGIFRQSLQKKYHLKNSPCDPCMVHCCMHWCAICQEHREMKGRLSDNLVTPMTVVNPPPVQEMSDRSSSAVSETGAQLNNHAQVETQAV; this is translated from the exons ATGATGTCGGATGAACTGGTGCCTTCGAGGTACGTGAAGCTCACCAAGGATCAGGATACGCCGTTGGAGGAGATCCGCCCTGGAGAGCTCAACCAGCCCGTTCAGGTTCCTCAG TTGGAGGTTCACCGATGTAACGAATGTGGGCAACCCCTACCGGAGAGCTATGAGCCACCTGCTGATGAAGCTTGGACTACTGGCATTTTTGGCTGTGCCGATGATCCAGAAAGCT GTTGGACAGGGTTGTTCTGTCCTTGTGTTTTGTTTGGTCGCAACGTGGAGAGGCTTAGAGAAGATACTCCATGGACAAGTCCTTGTATGTGCCATGCTCTCTGCGTTGAAGGTGGTCTTGCACTTGCTGTTGCTACAGCGGTTTTCCATGGAATTGACCCTAGCACATCATTTTTGATTGGAGAAGGGCTAGTCTTTACTTGGTGGATGTGTGGCATCTACACTGGTATATTTAGGCAATCATTGCAGAAGAAATATCATCTGAAG AATTCTCCTTGTGACCCATGCATGGTCCATTGCTGCATGCATTGGTGCGCCATCTGTCAGGAGCATCGTGAAATGAAAGGTCGATTATCTGATAATCTTGTCACGCCAATGACGGTCGTCAACCCACCGCCTGTGCAGGAGATGAGTGATCGCAGCAGTTCAGCAGTCTCTGAGACTGGTGCCCAACTCAACAACCACGCCCAGGTGGAGACACAAGCTGTATAG